TGGATTTGGACGGATACCGCTGGGCTTAGGCAAATACAGCGTGCGGGCCCGGTAGATCGTATGGCCCTTATCGAAAAGTCATATCCTGCAAATGCCCTAAAGGCGGTGGCCTAATGGCTTTAGCTGATTTCGTTGAAATAAACCGTCGTTTCGCTCGGTCTGCGCGTTTGGATGCTGACTTAAACGGCACGCCTCCTTTGGTGGGGTACGTGTTGCAGGCGAGCGTTGAAAAAGCGTTGAGCACGCTTGCGAATTCCCAAATGGATAGCAAGCAAGGCGCGTTTACCTGGACGGGACCCTACGGCGGCGGTAAGTCAAGCGCGGCACTGCTAATGGCTAACCTCGTTGCCGGGGCTAACGAGAACCGGAAAATTGCCAAGGGAATTGCCGGAAAGACTTTAACAGCCACTTTCACCAAGGCCTTTCCAGAAGATAATGGTCCGTGGGCCGTTGTCCCTGTGACGGGGAGCAGGGCGGGCCTGCGAGCGGCGATTGGAGAATCGGCGCGTATAGCACTGGGCTGGACGGATCGGACGTTCCAAAAGGCGATCGCAAGTGACGATACGCTTATTGAGATGCTGACGTCCGAGGCTTCCAAAGGTCGAAGCGGCCTGCTTCTTATACTTGATGAACTTGGTAAAATGCTGGAGCATGAGGCGGCCTCTGGCGGTGACATCCACCTTTTGCAAGACATTGCTGAGAGAAGTTCACGAAGCAAAGGCAGGCTGGTCGTTATTGGCATTCTGCACCAATCATTTGACCAATACGCGGCTAAGGCTGCGCGAGACGCCCGGCAAGAGTGGGCTAAAGTTCAAGGTCGATACCAAGACATCTCGTTCCTTGCGGCGGCGGATGAAACCGTCTCATTGTTGTCGAGGGCGATTTCCTGCGCGGCACGGCCGGCTGCTGCCAAGTCTCTCGCAGCCACGGTGGCCGAAGCCGTGGCCAAACGTCGGCCGACCGATTTTGACCAGCTGACGAATGCCTTAGCGTTGACCTGGCCTTTAAATCCGGTGACGGCTATGCTGTTGGGACCGGTGTCGCGTCAACGGTTCGCTCAAAACGAACGAAGCGTGTTCGGCTTCCTTAGTTCGGCTGAACCGGCTGGATTCCAAGACTTTCTCAAATCGGCCACGGATGACGAGACGTATGGTCCGGAACGCCTTTGGGATTATCTGGCTTTCAATTTTGGAATGGTCTTAACCGGTGGGTCTGATAGCTCTCGGTTCAGCTTGGCATTCGAAGCCATTGAGCGGGCAGGGGCTAAAGGCACCTCTTTACACGTCGCCCTTACTAAATGTGCTGCCGCGATCGAATTTTTCCGCAACGGTTCAGGGCTGGCCCTCGCTGACGATTTTTTAGCGGCGGCAACCCCGTGGGTCTCCGACGATGAGCGAAAGCGTGCAATTCAGGACCTACTTGATTGGGCGGTCTTGACAAAACAGCCGCGCTTAAACGGTTACGCGCTGTTCGCAGGTAGCGATTTCGACCTGGAAGACGCGATTTCAAGGGCGCGGGCGCCACTTACACCGGATCAAGTACGCGGTATTCCGCAGCGCGTAGGGATGGGGTTTGTTGCAGCGAAACGCCATTACTTTAGAACCGGAGCACTCCGCACATTTGAAATTGCGATCCATCTAATTTCAGACTCGGACAAGCCCGCCAAAATGGCAGCAGACATTGCTGCGAAACAGGGTGCGGGAGCTGGGACAATCGTGCTAATGCTCGGCAGCGGCTCTCAGGATGCAGTTGAAATTGATCGTGTCTGCAAGTCAATTGCTAAAGAACTTCATAAGTTAGGCGCCATTGCGGCTGTAGGTGGGGCGACCAGAAGTTATGGTCTCCGCGAAAGCGCACTTGAGTTGTTTGCAGTCGAGCGGGTGCATCGTGAATATCCTCAGCTTGAGGGTGATCGCATTGCTCGCCGCGAAGTCGCCGGCAGACGGTCGGCCGCCGTTGATAGCGTTCATCGTGATCTGGAAACTGCTTTAGATGCTGCTCGCTGGTATCTGACACCTGATCCCTCCAAGCCGCTTCGTGAGCCGTTGGCGATTGTCGCTACCGAACTTGCAGACAGCACCTTCGCAAAGGCGCCAATTCTACAAAGCGAGCTTCTTCAACGAGACAAACCTTCGGCCAGTGCGATGGCTGGGTTGCGCGCTCTGCTACATGCAATGGTAAAAAAGTCAGACTCGCCGGACCTTGGTATTGATGGCTACCCAGTCGAGATGGGTCTTTACCTCACAGTGATTAAGCCTTTCGGCCTCCACCAAGAGGTCAAACCTGGAAAATTTGATTTTTCTGGACCTGACGACAGCGAAGCGGGTAAAAGTTTGATCACGGCTTGGGAGGAACTGGACAGGGTCAAGGATATCTCCCTTGAAGCGCTTTATAGCGTCTGGTCAAAGCCGCCCTATGGAATGAAGGCGGGCATTATGCCAGCACTGGCCCTTGCACATCTGTTAGCCAGTCGCAACCGCTTGGCCGTGTATGTCGAAGGTGTCTTCCAAACAGCCTTGGACGAAGTTTTTGTTGATAAGATGCTTCAGAAGCCTGCAGATATACGGCTTCGCCGTATCGATAGGTCCATCCGCGAAATGGCCTTCTTGAACGGGCTATCTACGCGGCTGGGTCTTGGCGATGAAACGTCATCTCTCCCTATCGCCCAAGCAATTTTTCGACGGTTTGCATCCCTCCCGACGTACTCTAAGCGGACGGAGACGGCAAGCGCATCAACACTTCGAGTCCGGTCGATCGTGTTGAAAGCGACTGATCCAGAAGCGTTGTTGTTTGAGGACCTGCCAGGAGCTTTGGGGGACGATTTGTCGGCTGATTTGGTCTACCAGTCGCTTGTTGAGCTGGAAGGACTGTACGGCGTGTTGCTGTCTCATCTTAAGGCGGCATTAGCTCGCGCTTTGGCAGTTGACCCGCATAGCTTCGCAGGCCTCAAAGATCGCCTGCAACCGATCAAAAACCTCACCAATGATTTCCGATTCGATGCGTTCGCGATGCGAGCGGCCGCGTTCGATGGAGAGGAGGGCGACGTCGAAGGCATTGCCAGTCTTTTGATCCATAAGCCTGCTCATAGCTGGTCGGATCGCGACCGCGACCAAGCCTTCCTCGAACTCGCGAGGTATGGCCGGCAGTTCCGCGAACTTGAAGTTTTAGCGGCCGTGCGGAACCGCCACTCCAATACCGAAGCGCTCGCGCTCGTCGTCGGCGTTGATCCTAAGATGCCACCTCTGTTGCGACGCTTTATCCTCACTGAGGCCGAACGATCTGAAGCTACTGACCTCGCGGAACGATTACTCAAGACTCTCAGTAGCGACGGCCAGCATGGCCGCATACAATTTGCGGCGCTGGCTAGGGTGGTGGCCAGTCTAGCCGCCGCAAACGATGAAACGGAGGTTGCATGACCCATTCTGAACGGCACATATTAGGTGTATCTGGCGGGCGAGACAGCGCGGCTTTGGCAGTTTATATGCGCCAGCATTATCCTGACCTTCCACTGGAATACTTTTTCACCGACACCGGCAAGGAATTGCCAGAAGTCTACACCTTCCTTGATCGCCTTGAGGGCTTTCTAGGCAAGCCAATCCTTCGCCTGAATCCTGATCGTGACTTCGACTTCTGGTTAGATGAGTACGGCCACTTTTTGCCCTCGGCAAGGACTAGGTGGTGCACCCGTCAATTAAAGCTGCGCCCGCTTGAGCAATGGATTCGCCCCGATCTGGAAAGCGGGACAATAATCCATTCTTACGTGGCTATCCGAGCCGACGAACCAACTCGCGAAGGCTATCAGGCCACGCACCCAAATATGCGGGTTCATTTGCCCCTGCGTGAAGCCGGTATCGATCGGCAGGGCGTAATCGAAATGCTAGATCAGGCAGATGTAGGCGAGCCCGAATACTACAAATGGCGATCTCGGTCAGGGTGCACTTTTTGCTTTTTCCAGCAAAAAATCGAATGGGTGCGACTGGCGGAACACCACCCAGATCGATTCGAAGAGGCAGTACGTTACGAGAAAACCGCGTTAAAAGACGGTTCGCCCTTTACCTGGAGTCAAGGCGAGAGCCTGCCGGAACTTATCGAACCAGCACGTGTCGAACAAATAAAGGCTGACTATGAGCGCAGAGTCGCGCGCCTTCGCGACCGTCGCAACCGCAATCCGTTGGCGGTCGGCCTGCCGGAGTCTGTAGACGATATATATGGGATTGACGAGGCCGCTGGTGGCTGCGTTATCTGTCACAAATAAACGTAGCTGCTATTTTCCATCGCCAAGAGCTTTCAGCGCTGCGAATAGGGCAATGCGTTTCTGCTCTACGCATGGTTTGGATGGGGTGCCAATATCGACAGTGTCATCGATCTTACCATTCCTTGAGCGTATAACCATCCTAGCATGCGCGATCCAACAATCTTGGGGCACAAATCCATAGTTTGCTCGGACGTAAGAGACGATTTCCTTGTTGGTTGCCATTTGCTTCCTCAACAACCAATTGCTTCATCTAGGGAGGCTGCGAAGGCCTTGCCGTTGACAGGCCTTCGAGCGCTCTTGTGTTGGAGGGCCATTACTAGTGGGTCAAATAACCAATCAGGCCCTGTCCAATCTTCTTGACATAACAGACCACTCGGATGTCGGCCTGTGACAACGTACCAAAACACAGCAGCAAGCTGAAACACATCCGAAGCTTCGCAAATCGCATCACTTTGACCGATGCGACGGTTATGTGCTTCCGGCGATAACCAAAATTTCGGTCCCAAGACTTGATCGGCCGGCGTCATATCTACGTCTTTGGCTTGAGAATATTTGCAAAGGCCGTAATCGCTCAGCAACCATCTATCGCCCGAAATCAAGATGTTTTCCGGCTTTATGTCGCGATGTATCGCTTTCGCATGTAATTCGGCAAGACCGCGCGCCAAGCCTCGAAATTGACCGACGTACACTTCAGATGGAACGTTTGAACCCTTTACTATATTCGAAAGATTGCCTTCGGCTATTTCCATTATAATAAACGGTAGTCTCGCGCTGCGATTGGCGGCACCCGCTCGGCCCGTGCCTCGATATTCTATGATGTGGTCGTGGCGCAGCTCCTTGAGAAGCCGAGCCTCTTTAAAGAACCGGTTTCGAGATCTTTCGCCTCGTTGCATTAAGAATTTGACGGCGTATTCATTGCCGGAACTGCGCTCGATGCACTTGAACACAGAAGCATTTCCACCGCGCGCCAACCATTCTCCGACTATGTAGGTGCGGCCCTCTTCCGTTATTAGCTCATCATCGATTTCGAAGTACTGCCCCTTTCGGAGTTCTTCGGGATCAAAGAAAACAAAACTACTCATTTTCGCCCTCTACCGGGCGCTCGATGATGAGCAAATCACCACTGTCACCAATGCACTCCGCGTGAACCCAGGCCGCATTGCTGATTTGAAATGCCTTCGCCGACGCATCCCACCCAATAAAATCTTTTCCCTTTTCATACTCTACCAGGTCATCACAAACGGGACATTCATACTCAATCGGCTTACAAATGCCCGCACGGTCCGCTTCCACACAATCCTCGAACACCCTGTAGTATAGACCTCTGTAAGCATCGCTCGCAGGGAG
This window of the Asticcacaulis excentricus CB 48 genome carries:
- a CDS encoding serine/threonine protein kinase, which translates into the protein MSSFVFFDPEELRKGQYFEIDDELITEEGRTYIVGEWLARGGNASVFKCIERSSGNEYAVKFLMQRGERSRNRFFKEARLLKELRHDHIIEYRGTGRAGAANRSARLPFIIMEIAEGNLSNIVKGSNVPSEVYVGQFRGLARGLAELHAKAIHRDIKPENILISGDRWLLSDYGLCKYSQAKDVDMTPADQVLGPKFWLSPEAHNRRIGQSDAICEASDVFQLAAVFWYVVTGRHPSGLLCQEDWTGPDWLFDPLVMALQHKSARRPVNGKAFAASLDEAIGC
- a CDS encoding phosphoadenosine phosphosulfate reductase family protein, with protein sequence MTHSERHILGVSGGRDSAALAVYMRQHYPDLPLEYFFTDTGKELPEVYTFLDRLEGFLGKPILRLNPDRDFDFWLDEYGHFLPSARTRWCTRQLKLRPLEQWIRPDLESGTIIHSYVAIRADEPTREGYQATHPNMRVHLPLREAGIDRQGVIEMLDQADVGEPEYYKWRSRSGCTFCFFQQKIEWVRLAEHHPDRFEEAVRYEKTALKDGSPFTWSQGESLPELIEPARVEQIKADYERRVARLRDRRNRNPLAVGLPESVDDIYGIDEAAGGCVICHK